In Musa acuminata AAA Group cultivar baxijiao chromosome BXJ3-9, Cavendish_Baxijiao_AAA, whole genome shotgun sequence, a single genomic region encodes these proteins:
- the LOC135586839 gene encoding uncharacterized protein LOC135586839 isoform X2 has protein sequence MASDASAALSVRKKVQKFLDAARSGNLDLFKKLAKQLDEGKGLATTVADVKDANKRTALHFAAREGRTEVCKYLLEELKVDVDVRDDDGETPLIHASRQGHNLTAKYLLEQGADPSASSDLGATPLHHAAGTGNIELLNLLFSKGVNVESQSDAGTPLIWAAGHGQEESVQFLLEHHANANAETDDNITPLLSAVAAGSLPCLELLLQDGLKPIQVAALRDIRDVVEVLLPLTSPVPNVSNWSTDGLIEFMQSAEASKEQASRREADLPRSAILHKTEMVEVTPESKKRSMEAKSRGDDAFRKKDYQMAVDAYTQAIDLDPNEAALLSNRSLCWIRLGQGEQALADARACRALRPDWAKACYREGAALRLLQSFDEAASAFYEGVKLDPENKELVDAFRETVEAGRRFHGTEQQQKQ, from the exons ATGGCATCCGATGCTTCCGCAGCCCTGTCAG TGAGGAAAAAAGTTCAGAAGTTTCTTGATGCCGCTCGCTCTGGGAACCTCGATCTCTTCAAGA AGCTGGCGAAGCAGCTAGACGAGGGGAAGGGGCTGGCGACAACGGTGGCTGACGTGAAGGACGCGAATAAGAGGACTGCGCTGCACTTCGCggcgagggaggggaggactgaaGTGTGTAAGTACTTGCTGGAGGAGTTGAAGGTCGATGTCGACGTGAGGGATGACGATG GCGAGACTCCTCTTATTCATGCTTCTCGTCAAGGACATAATCTTACAGCAAAATATCTACTTGAACAAGGGGCAGACCCTTCTGCTTCCAGTGACTTAGGAGCCACTCCTCTTCACCATGCTGCTGGAACAG GGAACATTGAGCTTTTGAACCTCTTATTCTCAAAAGGAGTTAATGTGGAATCACAAAGTGATGCTGGTACCCCTTTGATTTGGGCTGCTGGACATGGGCAGGAAGAATCAGTGCAATTTTTGTTAGAACATCATGCTAAT GCCAATGCTGAAACTGATGACAATATCACTCCACTATTATCAGCTGTAGCAGCTGGATCACTTCCATGCTTGGAATTGCTACTTCAG GATGGTTTAAAGCCAATACAAGTTGCTGCTTTGAGGGATATCAGAGATGTTGTTGAAGTTCTTTTGCCATTAACATCTCCAGTTCCAAACGTTTCAAACTGGAGCACAGATGGATTAATTGAATTCATGCAGTCTGCTGAAGCAAGCAAGGAACAG GCCAGTAGAAGAGAAGCTGACTTGCCAAGGAGTGCCATTTTGCATAAAACAGAGATGGTTGAG GTAACTCCTGAATCCAAAAAGAGATCTATGGAAGCCAAGTCACGAGGTGATGATGCCTTCAGGAAAAAGGACTACCAGATGGCAGTAGATGCTTACACCCAG GCTATTGATCTGGACCCAAATGAAGCTGCTTTGCTATCAAATAGAAGCCTCTGCTGGATACGTCTTGGACAAGGCGAACAGGCCTTGGCTGATGCTAGGGCTTGCAGAGCGCTGAGGCCAGACTGGGCCAAAGCTTGCTACAGGGAAGGTGCAGCACTACGTCTATTACAA AGTTTTGATGAAGCAGCAAGTGCCTTTTATGAGGGAGTGAAGCTTGATCCTGAGAACAAGGAGCTTGTAGATGCTTTCAG GGAGACTGTTGAAGCTGGACGAAGATTTCATGGAACTGAACAGCAACAAAAACAATAG
- the LOC135586839 gene encoding uncharacterized protein LOC135586839 isoform X1: MASDASAALSVRKKVQKFLDAARSGNLDLFKKLAKQLDEGKGLATTVADVKDANKRTALHFAAREGRTEVCKYLLEELKVDVDVRDDDGETPLIHASRQGHNLTAKYLLEQGADPSASSDLGATPLHHAAGTGNIELLNLLFSKGVNVESQSDAGTPLIWAAGHGQEESVQFLLEHHANANAETDDNITPLLSAVAAGSLPCLELLLQAGANPNASVGGATPLHVAADNGSREIVSCLIRAGGDPNLCDDDGLKPIQVAALRDIRDVVEVLLPLTSPVPNVSNWSTDGLIEFMQSAEASKEQASRREADLPRSAILHKTEMVEVTPESKKRSMEAKSRGDDAFRKKDYQMAVDAYTQAIDLDPNEAALLSNRSLCWIRLGQGEQALADARACRALRPDWAKACYREGAALRLLQSFDEAASAFYEGVKLDPENKELVDAFRETVEAGRRFHGTEQQQKQ; the protein is encoded by the exons ATGGCATCCGATGCTTCCGCAGCCCTGTCAG TGAGGAAAAAAGTTCAGAAGTTTCTTGATGCCGCTCGCTCTGGGAACCTCGATCTCTTCAAGA AGCTGGCGAAGCAGCTAGACGAGGGGAAGGGGCTGGCGACAACGGTGGCTGACGTGAAGGACGCGAATAAGAGGACTGCGCTGCACTTCGCggcgagggaggggaggactgaaGTGTGTAAGTACTTGCTGGAGGAGTTGAAGGTCGATGTCGACGTGAGGGATGACGATG GCGAGACTCCTCTTATTCATGCTTCTCGTCAAGGACATAATCTTACAGCAAAATATCTACTTGAACAAGGGGCAGACCCTTCTGCTTCCAGTGACTTAGGAGCCACTCCTCTTCACCATGCTGCTGGAACAG GGAACATTGAGCTTTTGAACCTCTTATTCTCAAAAGGAGTTAATGTGGAATCACAAAGTGATGCTGGTACCCCTTTGATTTGGGCTGCTGGACATGGGCAGGAAGAATCAGTGCAATTTTTGTTAGAACATCATGCTAAT GCCAATGCTGAAACTGATGACAATATCACTCCACTATTATCAGCTGTAGCAGCTGGATCACTTCCATGCTTGGAATTGCTACTTCAG GCAGGTGCTAATCCAAATGCCAGTGTAGGAGGAGCAACTCCGTTGCATGTTGCTGCTGATAACGGAAGTAGAGAAATTGTCAGTTGCTTAATAAGAGCTGGAGGAGATCCTAATCTATGTGATGAT GATGGTTTAAAGCCAATACAAGTTGCTGCTTTGAGGGATATCAGAGATGTTGTTGAAGTTCTTTTGCCATTAACATCTCCAGTTCCAAACGTTTCAAACTGGAGCACAGATGGATTAATTGAATTCATGCAGTCTGCTGAAGCAAGCAAGGAACAG GCCAGTAGAAGAGAAGCTGACTTGCCAAGGAGTGCCATTTTGCATAAAACAGAGATGGTTGAG GTAACTCCTGAATCCAAAAAGAGATCTATGGAAGCCAAGTCACGAGGTGATGATGCCTTCAGGAAAAAGGACTACCAGATGGCAGTAGATGCTTACACCCAG GCTATTGATCTGGACCCAAATGAAGCTGCTTTGCTATCAAATAGAAGCCTCTGCTGGATACGTCTTGGACAAGGCGAACAGGCCTTGGCTGATGCTAGGGCTTGCAGAGCGCTGAGGCCAGACTGGGCCAAAGCTTGCTACAGGGAAGGTGCAGCACTACGTCTATTACAA AGTTTTGATGAAGCAGCAAGTGCCTTTTATGAGGGAGTGAAGCTTGATCCTGAGAACAAGGAGCTTGTAGATGCTTTCAG GGAGACTGTTGAAGCTGGACGAAGATTTCATGGAACTGAACAGCAACAAAAACAATAG
- the LOC135650165 gene encoding protein WRKY1-like, with product MEGVEEANSAAVVSCHRVLNLLSETQDQTLAFKVLKAETGNAISMFNKVVSMLSNGVGHARLRRLTNPQQLHFNHTIFLDSPAVSRADPFPLLVQFLPRNLLEKPVNELGSTVKIPPQIPPRMLLENPAAATDAASRGTVQAAYSPNPTHLHFLQQQHNSQVFQIQQHMKFQNEMYGSSNSGKNLMFDNSSCTATASSSRSFLSSLSIDGSMGSMDGKAFNLFGGPQLSNSMNWHLNDRRRCSRGGNDGSGKCAKTSRCHCSKKRKLRVKRTIKVPAISNKLGDIPADDYSWRKYGQKPIKGSPYPRGYYKCSSMKGCPAKKHVERCVEDPTMLIVTYEGEHNHAKLLTQSAHILMSVKEPLATS from the exons ATGGAGGGTGTGGAAGAAGCTAATAGCGCAGCTGTAGTGAGCTGCCACAGAGTGCTGAACCTGCTATCCGAGACTCAGGACCAAACCCTAGCTTTCAAAGTTCTAAAGGCAGAGACTGGAAACGCTATTTCTATGTTTAACAAGGTTGTTTCCATGCTTAGTAATGGTGTGGGTCATGCGAGGCTAAGGAGGCTCACGAACCCCCAACAACTCCACTTTAACCATACCATCTTCTTAGATAGTCCGGCGGTATCCAGAGCTGACCCTTTTCCACTGTTGGTCCAATTCCTTCCAAGAAACCTACTAGAAAAGCCAGTTAACGAGTTGGGTTCCACTGTCAAGATCCCTCCACAAATACCCCCAAGAATGTTGCTTGAGAATCCAGCAGCTGCAACGGATGCAGCTTCCAGGGGCACTGTTCAAGCTGCCTACAGTCCTAACCCCACCCACCTTCACTTCCTCCAACAGCAGCACAACAGTCAGGTGTTTCAGATTCAGCAGCATATGAAGTTCCAGAATGAGATGTATGGAAGCAGCAATAGCGGCAAGAACCTCATGTTTGACAACTCAAGTTGCACAGCAACTGCATCGTCTTCTCGTTCTTTCCTGTCATCCCTGAGCATTGATGGTAGCATGGGGAGCATGGATGGGAAGGCCTTCAACCTGTTTGGTGGACCACAGTTGTCCAACTCGATGAACTGGCACCTAAATGATAGGAGGAGGTgttctagaggaggaaatgatggAAGTGGCAAATGTGCCAAAACAAGCAGGTGCCACTGCTCAAAGAAGAG GAAATTGAGAGTGAAGAGAACCATTAAGGTTCCTGCTATAAGTAACAAGCTTGGAGATATCCCTGCAGATGACTACTCATGGAGAAAGTATGGGCAGAAGCCAATAAAGGGTTCTCCCTATCCTAG AGGATACTACAAATGCAGCAGCATGAAGGGCTGCCCTGCAAAAAAGCATGTCGAGAGGTGTGTTGAAGATCCAACAATGTTGATTGTTACTTATGAAGGAGAACACAACCATGCCAAGCTATTGACCCAGTCTGCCCACATATTGATGTCGGTCAAGGAGCCATTAGCGACgagttga